One Stratiformator vulcanicus genomic window, CACCAATTGATGACCTGCGTGGTCAGCACGCTCTTGATGCCCCATTCCTGACAGCACGCGGCGAGCAGGAAGTTGACCCCCGCCGAATCAACCTCCGTCAATTCGGTGAGGTTGCCAACGCCCATCATCATGCGGGCATTGGGCCAGCGCCGCCGGGTCTCACGATATCGGACGAGCGATTCGGCAAACCCGAATCCGATCGGTTCCAGAATCGGATCGAGCCGGTACCTCGTTCCGGCCGCTTCGAGCCGATCGATGACGTCCGTCATCGTTTCCGGGTATTTCGGATCATCGGGGATGACCACGACTTCGGCGCCGCATCCCGAAAGTGCCGCAACATTGGAGGAGTTGCAGCTCAGAACGAGTTCCGCCCCGGCATCGATCGCTGCGCTGACCTCCGCAGCGTCGAACGAATCGATCGACACCCGGTGACCGTCCCGCACAAGTCGGTCGACGATCTCGCCCATGCGTTCGCTCGGCTCGCCGGGAACGCAACCAACGTCAATGACATCGGCGCCGCGTTCGCGATAGTCGCGAGCGATCCGCATCAGCTCCGCATCGTCGAGCCGGGGCGCGTGATTGATTTCGGCGATGATCTCAATATCGTAGCGCGACAAATCAGCCTTTCGTGACTTCTTTCCGCTGAGATATTCGGGCAAATCATAGAGATCGAACGGCCCGCGTTCGAATCGCGTCTCGAACTGTCGCTCCAGATCATCCAATTCTCCGTCGCACCAACCGGGGAGGATGACGCGATCGTAGCGATGCTCTAAATGCAGCCGACGCGAGACGAGCTTCGGCGTGATGAACGCCGCGACGTTCACCCCGATGACCTCGACATCAAAATCGAATGTCGATCCTCCTCCGGCTTGTTGCAGGACGTTCCGCAGCGAGTGCTCCGCCAGATGGCCAGTCACGAAAAGGATGCGTTCGCGAGTCATCGGTTGACCACTCCTCGTGTTGCCCCGGTCCGTTGCGACTTGTCGGCAGCGTTCATCGCGCCGCGCCGCCATTGACGTTGATGACCTGCCCGGTGATGAAGCTGGCGTCGTCGCTGGCGAGAAAACGAATCGCCTTCGCGATGTCTTCCGGCGTGCCCCAACGCCGCAGCGGCGTTTCGTCAATCACCCGCTGCTGCCAGTACTCACTGGCCCCCTCACCCCAAGCCGTCTGAATCCAGCCCGGTGCCACACAATTGACGCGGACATCCGGCGCCAGTGAAACCGCGAGGGACCGCGTAAACCCCATCACGGCATTCTTGGCCGTCGCAAACAGTTCGCCGCTGTCCCCCTCCATTCCCACTTCGGCGAGATCCCAACCGATATTGATGATTGAACGAGACGCGGGCGCGCCGTCGCGACGAGCCGCTTCGGCCATTCGCAGTCCGAATGACTTAGCGACTTCGACCGTCACCGCGATGTCGACCTCGAACAGTCGCCGCAACTTATCACCGTAGGCCAGCTCACTTTCGGACCCGGTCAGTAAATCGACACCCGCATTGTTCACCACGACGTGCGGCACGCCAAATCGTTCAAAGGTCGCCCGCTCCAGTTCCGCTCGAACGAACGGGTCAGCGAGATCTCCGACGAACGTTTCCACGCGACCGCCGAATTCGCGGCAATCGCTTGCCGATCGTTCCAGCGATTCCCG contains:
- a CDS encoding DUF6513 domain-containing protein, with the translated sequence MTRERILFVTGHLAEHSLRNVLQQAGGGSTFDFDVEVIGVNVAAFITPKLVSRRLHLEHRYDRVILPGWCDGELDDLERQFETRFERGPFDLYDLPEYLSGKKSRKADLSRYDIEIIAEINHAPRLDDAELMRIARDYRERGADVIDVGCVPGEPSERMGEIVDRLVRDGHRVSIDSFDAAEVSAAIDAGAELVLSCNSSNVAALSGCGAEVVVIPDDPKYPETMTDVIDRLEAAGTRYRLDPILEPIGFGFAESLVRYRETRRRWPNARMMMGVGNLTELTEVDSAGVNFLLAACCQEWGIKSVLTTQVINWCRSSVQELDVARRLVRHSLTERALPKHVDSSLAMLRDPKAVRISDEELCVVANAIRDANFRVFVAEDGIHLMNRDGHWSGDDPFEVFDAMHREVGPLEPSHSFYLGYELSKAATAMTLGKTYRQDQSLSWGLLTNAEVSAVERRHRERNPMVEPDASE
- a CDS encoding SDR family NAD(P)-dependent oxidoreductase, whose product is MSEPEDATADSAEGAAAFAALPGRSAVVTGASSGIGRAIAIQLAKAGADLLITCRSSRESLERSASDCREFGGRVETFVGDLADPFVRAELERATFERFGVPHVVVNNAGVDLLTGSESELAYGDKLRRLFEVDIAVTVEVAKSFGLRMAEAARRDGAPASRSIINIGWDLAEVGMEGDSGELFATAKNAVMGFTRSLAVSLAPDVRVNCVAPGWIQTAWGEGASEYWQQRVIDETPLRRWGTPEDIAKAIRFLASDDASFITGQVINVNGGAAR